Proteins encoded by one window of Mercenaria mercenaria strain notata chromosome 4, MADL_Memer_1, whole genome shotgun sequence:
- the LOC123552723 gene encoding uncharacterized protein LOC123552723 translates to MSYDAQNPFNYVTAQPESRIGVPPGSVQVNGVTVRNLTDTDWDAEFAGRLTVEAFRGKFAHCVTERKLPIAVKNMTAYHRGQGQAFYNRAFVAELEGRPVGFLQIKFKGDTEIDKDDHISELGCWHAIRYGCLGLATSFEVDKNYKCYLDHICVDESARGKGVGKVLMQRAEYEARARNCSIIYLYVLTTNRARNLYEREGYRVTDTSTGCGCLGCCIGPPGEMHEMQKTLL, encoded by the exons ATGTCATACGACGCACAGAACCCGTTTAATTATGTCACAGCACAACCGGAAAGCAGAATTGGAGTGCCACCTGGTTCTGTCCAAGTAAATGGGGTCACTGTACGTAATTTGACAGACACAGATTGGGATGCGGAATTCGCCGGCAGATTGACTGTAGAGGCGTTCAGGGGAAAATTTGCTCATTGTGTAACAGAGAGGAA ACTGCCAATTGCAGTAAAGAACATGACAGCGTACCATAGAGGTCAAGGTCAGGCATTCTACAATCGTGCTTTTGTAGCCGAACTAGAAGGACGACCTGTTGGGTTTcttcaaattaaatttaaaggtGATACGGAAATTGA CAAAGATGATCATATATCGGAGCTGGGTTGTTGGCACGCCATTAG GTATGGATGCTTAGGATTGGCGACATCTTTTGAAGTTGATAAAAATTACAAGTGTTATTTGGATCACATATGTGTAGATGAAAGTGCCCGAGGGAAAGGCGTCGGCAAGGTATTGATGCAGAGGGCTGAATACGAGGCTAGAGCAAGAAATTGTTCT ATAATATATCTTTACGTTTTGACTACTAACAGAGCACGGAATCTCTACGAACGGGAAGGATATCGTGTGACTGATACCAGTACTGGTTGTGGATGCCTCGGATGCTGCATAGGTCCTCCAGGG GAAATGCACGAGATGCAGAAAACTCTTCTATAA